The nucleotide window AGGAGGGTAATTTAATAATTGTCCTACACACAGGACTTTCAAGTTTGTTtataaatgcatgtgtaaatgtCCTCATCAGGCCTTGACTGGGGCTAAATGAATGATATTTACTTTAAAGGAGAGGTCAGTCCTCAATCAAGTCCAGTTTCTACTGGGAGAGAAATAAACAGAGCTGATGGAGCCACTCAGACCTCAGGTAACAGTGTTTATTGGAAATGTAGCTCACCTCCTTTACTGTCCTTTATTTCACATCTACACTGTCAGTCTTTCTTGTTGCAAGATAATATTGAATAACAGCCTTAAAAATAATTTCTACAGTAACGGCTTTACTATCTAAACACAAATTCAGAATTTTTATGATAAAACTGTCCAAAAACAGGAAATCTGTATTCAtctataactgtaatattttaaaGGAGATTTCGACCCTCCACCCTGCCCAGTTTGTACTCTGAGAGAAACTAACACAGCTGAGGAATCCACTCAGACCTCAGGTAACGGTATCAGATACAGTGCACTTCATTACACTTGAAATTCTCAAGTATTATTGAACACGTAACCCATTTAGTAATGTTTTGTACATAACACATATGAAAATGTTGTATTTTgctgatttttgtttttaaaataatttgtcTCCTTTGTGAGGAGGGTAATTTAATAATTGTCCTACACACAGGACTTTCAAGTTTGTTtataaatgcatgtgtaaatgtCCTCATCAGGCCTTGACTGGGGCTAAATGAATGATATTTACTTTAAAGGAGAGGGCAGTCCTCAATCAAGTCCAGTTTCTACTGGGAGAGAAATAAACAGAGCTGATGGAGCCACTCAGACCTCAGGTAACAGTGTTTATTGGAAATGTAGCTCACCTCCTTTACTTTCCTTTACTGTTCTTTGATTCACATCTATAAACCAACCTGTTGCAAGTATTATATTGAGGAATGGCCTCAAAAATAATTTCTACAGTAACGGCTTTACCATCTAAACACAAATTCAGAATTTTAATGATAAactatccaaaaaaaaaaaacaggaaatctgTATTAAtctataactgtaatattttaaagcagatttcaACCCTCCACCCTGCCCAGTTTGTACTCTGAGAGAAACTAACACAGCTGAGGAATCCACTCAGGCCTCAGGTAATGGTATCAGATACAGTGCACTTCATTACACTTGAAATTCCCAAGTATTATTGAACATGTAACCCATTTAGTACCCATTTATGTTTTGTACATACCAACATGAAAGCGTTGTTGTTTTTAgctgatttttgtttttaaaatgacataaaaattGCTAAAAATGCATATATTTCTGCAAAAATATGAACCTGGACTTTCAAGTTTGTTtataaatgcatgtgtaaatgtCCTCATCAGGCCTTGACTGGGGCTAAATGAATGATATTTACTTTAAAGGAGAGGTCAGTCCTCAATCAAGTCCAGTTTCTACTGGGAGAGAAATAAACAGAGCTGATGGAGCCACTCAGACCTCAGGTAACAGTGTTCATTGGAAATGTAGCTCACCCCCTTTACTGTCCTTTACCTGTTGCAAGTATCATGTTGATGAATGacctaaaaatatatatatatatgttatatgtatttatataaatatatatgcatttttGTCTGAGAACATAAATGTGTATGTAAATTATTTTCTTTGAACGTCACATTTTAAAGGTTCACGCCTTTATCAAGTCCAGTTTCTACtgtcagagacagagagagcatcttAGAAGTTGACATTTATGAGacataataattttaatatcaAAGCCATTATAGGCAAATTCAGTACTGAGACATTCAGCAGTGAACGCTCCCAGTTGATaaaacaaagaggaaaaaaagggaTATGATCATTGTGTGATGATTGTGTGATGAATGTTAAAGGCGAGTTCGACCCTCCACCCTGCCCAGTTTGTACTCTGAGAGAAACTAACACAGCTGAGGAATCCACTCAGACCTCAGGTAACGGTATCAGATACATGTGTAAATGTCCTCATCAGGCCTTGACTGGGGCTAAATGAATGATATTTACTTTAAAGGAGAGGGCAGTCCTCAATCAAGTCCAGTTTCTACTGGGAGAGAAACTAACACAGCTGAGGAATTCACTCAGGCCTCAGGTAACGGTATCAGATACAGTGCACTTCAATATAGAGACACcaatacattaataaaagaGTTTAAACCAAAGAAAGTTTCTAATGTGTTTCATACAAGCAATTTTGATGGAACATTTAAAAGGTAACGTTAAGATTAAAGATGTGCGTTTTATCCATCTGATCCAGAAACAAGCTAACTATGTAGCCTTCTTGCATTTTACAGCTGCATGTTTAACATCCCTGATCacccaaaaatatatataaaaatatgaaattattaGGACTAAAATATAATACATGCTGTTTATCCTAAAGGACAGTTCAGCTCTGCATTAAGCTTCTCAGCTTCTGCTCAGAGAGAAATCCCCAGAACTGATGCTGCCCCTCCGACCCGAGGTATCACCATCAcataaatcactgcagttctaAAGTCCTTCATTCCTGCTTTTGGTCTGATTTTCTGAATCACAGGAAAATATCTTTTCACACTAACATGAATTTTTCTTTAAACAGCCTCAGAAAGAAGGGCCAAAGAATTAAATGCAGAAGGAAATGCAGGTAAACGTTCATCCGTCCTTCACGTGTTTGTTTCCATTAGTAgaacatttttataccaaaaacTGATTCACTCCTTCTGTTTCTAAACCACCTCTTTTGTCCAGACTGGGACAAGATGCTCGACTGCAGAGGTAAGAAAGGCAATATTCTGCCTCCCCCAACTCTCTGCAGAAACCCCATTATTAATAACCAGCATTCTTTTACTTTCTGAATCTGCTGGTTTAAatttgctgtatttttttttcagtggcCATCAAGGCAGGTCTATCAGATCCTCATCTGGGCGTCCTGTttaaagagagaatgagaggaggACAGTTTTACTGGGTGGTGACTGGACTGACAGGATCATCAGCTCCTGCTGCATCACTCAGCAAGTCTGTACCATATCAATGTCCAAACTCCTGGTATGTTGGTGTAATCAGTGAGACGGTGATGAAGAGCAGAGTTCCTCTGACTCCACAGAACAGCTGCTGGGTTCTTCACTATGATAAAGAGAACGGGTTCTATGTTAATGATCCCTCTCAGACTCCGGTTCTAGTGAGAGATCGGTTCACTAAGCTGGGAGTGTTTTTAGACtgtgagaaacacacactgtcGTTTTATAGCCATGATAAACGGTCCCATCTCTACACCTTCTATAATGTAGACTCTACAGAACCACTGGTCCCAGTTGTGTTTCCTGGACTCAAACCTAAATATTCACTTGAAATATTAAATGCCTGAGTTCTGACCCAAGATCTGTCCCCTCTGTCTGCTCTTTCagaagttcagttcagtaatcAGGGATACTCAATCCTGGCACTGGAGATTTACCACCCTGGAGAGTTCAGATCcaggatcaggtgtgttaggtgAGGGTTGGAGCTAAGGTCTACGAGGTGGGAGGTCACCAGATCCAGGATTGTTTGGTATATTAACAGATAATAATTATAcaattactactaatactaataaaaataatctagGTTCGAAATAACACCGTTTATCCTCAGTACTGGACTAGGTCAAGTACATAGGGAATCCTCAGTATTGTAATTCGCTCAATAAGCAATGTGAATTCTCAGGAAAGAAGAAACCTCTGAATGGCTCAACATTTCTACTCTAAAAGTGAAGAACCTCTCTCTAGCAGAGAGTAATGTACTCAAGGCAGCATTATGGAAGTGGTGAATATTTGGCTAgacataaataattcatagattTAAACTCAACTACTGCTGGAAATCTAACATTTAACCCATgttgaacatttattttttttctaacaCGTTAATATAATCTGTGTGCCAATAGCACCATCTAGTGGCCATCTTGGACCAGCAACCAAGAACCAATCAAAAGTAAACACTCATttgaaaatgttttgttttcagAAAGCCAAGGAATAAAAGCTATATGTactatgagttttttttttgttcagttatgttttttcattattattagttcatgttttatataatgatgtatatttacataatatttacataaactGTAGTGGCAGAATCAGGTTGTGGGatgctttttacatttttttttcctcggACTGGGCACCTTGTTCAACCTGAAGGACGTACGGACGGTCCAAATCACAGGAAGATATTGCAGGACAACCTGCTTCAGCTCTGCTCAAGACGAAAGCTTGGAAGAATCTCTTCTTTGGAGAAGAACAACGATCTCAAACACAAACCTAACCGCAGGAGTAGCCGAACAACCCAATGGTGACAGTTTACAGTGGCCAAGTCAAGTCCAGATCTCAGTCCAACTGAGAATCCGTGGCATTGGTTGAAAATTGTGGTCTACAAGTGTCCTCCAATCAACCTGAACAACCTGGGGAGCAGCAGGTCTGCAGGACGAATGGGTGAGCAAAGTGGTGGAAACCCACCCCAAAGCTGATACAGCAGCAAGGGTGCATCTACAAATGACTGGTCTGATGGGGCTGAATAGCCAGtagctgctcattcattggctgcttaataatacaaaaaaaatcagaacagtggctagctatattatatatatatatattcacctAGAGCACTTCTTTTATTTGTGTATAAACCAACATCATGGGTTTCTACATCAtaatcactactactaccataCAAAAAACTGTAGAGATGATCGTGGACTTAAGATAAAAtttaatataaaagaaaaaaaatggtcaATTTCAGAATTTGTACTGGGGTCATTCATAAAATACACAAactaaaacaattaaaaaaaaaaaaaaaagcttctcttCTCACTTGCAGTATCGGTCAGCTTTCATCTTGGCTCTCCTGTTAAAAAATAAGATATGACCTCACATGTATTGCAAAGGGATCATTTCAAACACCTTCAGTTAATTACCAACAGACATAAAGAGGATAAATTCCCACAGGTTAATCGATCTTCTCAGGCAGATTCGGGCACTAGGTCTGAAATTGGACTGGTGGTGGGCTATCCACCTGATATGGTCACGCCTACTTTCAAGAATTTGTTCTTAACTAGAATGTCTGTTCATTTGTACCGTATCAAATGTACACTGGGAATTCTCAGTCCTGTACTGGGTTTAGAAGAGCACTGGGAATCCTTAGTATTATACTAGATTGAGAAGAGCACTGGGGATTCTCAGTCCTGTACTGGG belongs to Salminus brasiliensis chromosome 24, fSalBra1.hap2, whole genome shotgun sequence and includes:
- the LOC140547211 gene encoding uncharacterized protein; its protein translation is MLVLLVIFDLLTSSSADTFSLVVPDGSLSAQLGSSVVLPCALSPSLDSKDYEIRWYRPNNEDNPVLLYKDLQVQENAGHPQYRGRVSLVGDLLKGNVSLKLENLTLADRGEYVCFVSSYKWYEKKSDFLTIPVVGSPPLLTLGDVGDQVNITCESGGWSPNTTLIWKGKRGRELRNSVDHYTVDSEGLVSVSSWLMFSPTGSEWISCSVGLSDQEMREGRVLLFKPASATLEPGVSPGWIAFIILLVISLLVLALLITPKIRGQILPKHQKATPTEEEAHPFVADFNPPPFPVCTLKETNTAEESTQTSGEVSPQSSPVSTGREINRADGATQTSGDFDPPPCPVCTLRETNTAEESTQTSGEGSPQSSPVSTGREINRADGATQTSDFNPPPCPVCTLRETNTAEESTQASGEVSPQSSPVSTGREINRADGATQTSGEFDPPPCPVCTLRETNTAEESTQTSGEGSPQSSPVSTGRETNTAEEFTQASGQFSSALSFSASAQREIPRTDAAPPTRASERRAKELNAEGNADWDKMLDCRVAIKAGLSDPHLGVLFKERMRGGQFYWVVTGLTGSSAPAASLSKSVPYQCPNSWYVGVISETVMKSRVPLTPQNSCWVLHYDKENGFYVNDPSQTPVLVRDRFTKLGVFLDCEKHTLSFYSHDKRSHLYTFYNVDSTEPLVPVVFPGLKPKYSLEILNA